The Candidatus Zixiibacteriota bacterium genome includes a region encoding these proteins:
- the rlmN gene encoding 23S rRNA (adenine(2503)-C(2))-methyltransferase RlmN — translation MHKVNLLGYTVADLENLMQELGQLRFKGRQLFKWLYAQRQPDFSRMTDISKSARAALAEKFCFKGLAAEKISRSTDGTEKYLFRLDDGKLIEAVMIPDEAKRTVCISSQVGCSLGCLFCATGKIGFGRNLTAGEIVGQLLFLRQRFGDSAFQNIVFMGMGEPLLNYENVLKAVSIITSEIGLAVAARKITISTAGVVPKILALADSDTKVRLAISLHAATDDKRGRLMPIARAYNLERLMEAARYYALKRKRRITFEYILFEGFNDSIQDVKALSKLIRGIPCKINILAYNPVAGFPFRRPSEDKVNEFGKQLYPRAPAVTVRKSRGIDIDAACGQLAGKYQS, via the coding sequence ATGCATAAAGTCAATCTCCTGGGATATACCGTAGCCGACCTTGAGAATCTGATGCAGGAGTTGGGACAGCTTCGATTCAAGGGACGGCAGCTGTTCAAATGGCTTTATGCGCAACGTCAGCCTGACTTTTCCCGGATGACCGACATTTCCAAAAGCGCCCGGGCGGCTCTGGCGGAGAAATTCTGCTTCAAAGGACTTGCCGCTGAAAAAATTTCCCGCTCCACTGACGGCACCGAAAAATACCTCTTTCGACTCGATGACGGCAAACTGATTGAAGCGGTAATGATTCCCGATGAGGCGAAAAGGACTGTCTGCATCTCCAGTCAGGTTGGCTGCTCCCTGGGATGTCTCTTTTGCGCCACCGGCAAAATCGGATTTGGAAGAAACCTCACGGCCGGAGAGATTGTCGGGCAACTTCTCTTTTTGCGCCAGCGGTTTGGCGATTCCGCCTTTCAGAATATTGTATTCATGGGTATGGGTGAGCCGCTGCTTAATTATGAAAATGTCCTGAAAGCAGTGAGCATCATTACTTCCGAAATCGGTCTGGCTGTTGCCGCCCGCAAGATAACTATTTCCACCGCCGGGGTGGTTCCCAAGATACTGGCTCTGGCTGACTCGGATACTAAAGTGCGCCTGGCTATATCATTGCATGCCGCCACCGACGACAAGAGAGGGCGTTTGATGCCAATCGCCAGGGCATACAACCTGGAGAGACTGATGGAAGCGGCGAGATATTATGCCCTGAAAAGAAAAAGGCGGATTACTTTTGAGTACATTCTTTTCGAGGGATTCAATGATTCTATACAGGATGTCAAAGCGCTCTCCAAACTGATTCGCGGCATTCCCTGCAAAATCAATATTCTCGCCTATAATCCGGTCGCGGGTTTCCCCTTTCGGCGCCCCTCTGAGGATAAAGTCAATGAATTCGGAAAACAGTTGTATCCGCGGGCTCCCGCGGTTACTGTCCGCAAAAGCCGGGGGATCGATATTGACGCCGCCTGCGGGCAACTTGCCGGAAAATATCAGTCATGA
- a CDS encoding S41 family peptidase, producing the protein MKRFTMMIFSLTAFLLGLIWVVGTGEAVAPPETKTIILADTVHINLDEVPTAGSEVNTQDTRETLFKEIKKFNQTVYDIKNRYMEDIDTEELINAGIRGMLEGLDRYSVLMEKRSYDQLMESTHGKYEGLGMEIDARDDHIIIVTPMEGSPSYRRGLKSGDLIYEINGQSTFKMTTADAAKLMRGPSGTKVNLKIRREGIANLLEFELERAVIELKSVSYYGMIEGSNVGYIRLSRFAEETSRELVDAITDLNSKGIEGLIFDLRSNGGGLLQQAVETAELFVPEGKLVVYTKGKYADSERRYYSRRLPLYPDKPLVVLVDEGTASASEIVAGAIQDWDRGVIMGHPTYGKGLVQQIFPVGTDDQVALKLTTAKYYVPSGRCIQKPDKEKKSSAHAMFDTDSEAEETADSVVTDSMAVSKKEVYFTNKGRPVYGGGGILPDVEVVRDPYLEPLEINLERQAMFFDFAVKYLASHPDATNEIEITDEIIKQFRSYLESKNFSYKTSLEVSLDKIKEIVKEENKDTLFNPAVMAFEDKIKKEKEADFVKSLDYIKRAIKREIVAKINGERGVYESIILKSDPGVVQALDLLKNKTEYSKILQSGEARGQKLE; encoded by the coding sequence ATGAAAAGATTCACGATGATGATATTCTCCCTGACAGCGTTCCTGTTGGGGCTGATCTGGGTGGTTGGAACAGGTGAAGCGGTGGCTCCGCCGGAAACAAAGACCATTATCCTTGCCGACACCGTTCATATTAATCTGGATGAAGTCCCGACCGCCGGCTCGGAAGTCAACACTCAGGATACCCGGGAAACTCTTTTTAAAGAGATAAAGAAGTTTAATCAGACTGTTTATGATATCAAGAATCGGTATATGGAAGATATCGACACCGAGGAGCTGATTAATGCCGGAATTCGGGGGATGCTGGAAGGGTTGGACCGGTATTCGGTTCTGATGGAAAAACGCTCCTATGACCAGCTGATGGAAAGCACCCACGGGAAGTATGAAGGGTTGGGGATGGAGATTGATGCCCGGGATGACCATATTATAATTGTTACTCCTATGGAGGGCTCCCCTTCTTACCGGCGTGGGCTTAAATCGGGCGACCTGATTTATGAGATAAATGGCCAATCGACGTTTAAGATGACCACCGCGGATGCCGCTAAATTGATGCGCGGTCCGAGCGGAACCAAAGTCAACTTGAAAATAAGACGTGAGGGAATAGCCAATCTCCTTGAATTTGAACTGGAACGGGCGGTAATTGAACTGAAGTCAGTCAGCTATTACGGAATGATTGAAGGCTCGAATGTAGGCTATATTCGGCTGTCGCGTTTCGCCGAGGAAACCAGCCGGGAGCTGGTGGATGCCATCACCGACCTGAACAGCAAAGGGATAGAAGGATTGATTTTTGACCTTCGCTCCAACGGCGGAGGACTTCTCCAGCAGGCGGTCGAGACGGCGGAGTTGTTTGTTCCGGAAGGGAAACTGGTGGTTTATACAAAAGGGAAGTATGCCGATTCTGAGCGGCGTTACTATTCGCGCCGTCTGCCGCTATATCCTGATAAGCCGCTGGTGGTTCTGGTTGATGAAGGCACCGCTTCTGCCTCTGAGATTGTTGCCGGCGCCATTCAGGATTGGGACCGTGGCGTAATAATGGGACACCCCACTTACGGCAAAGGTTTGGTACAGCAGATATTCCCGGTCGGCACCGATGACCAGGTGGCATTAAAACTGACCACTGCCAAGTACTATGTGCCGTCGGGCCGCTGTATCCAGAAACCGGATAAGGAGAAGAAAAGCTCCGCCCATGCCATGTTTGATACCGATTCCGAAGCAGAAGAAACAGCTGACTCGGTAGTGACCGACTCCATGGCGGTCTCCAAGAAAGAGGTCTATTTCACCAATAAAGGGCGGCCTGTATATGGCGGCGGCGGGATACTGCCTGATGTTGAAGTTGTGCGCGACCCGTATCTGGAGCCGCTGGAGATAAACCTGGAGCGTCAGGCAATGTTCTTTGATTTCGCCGTGAAATATCTGGCATCCCATCCCGATGCCACCAATGAAATCGAAATCACCGACGAAATCATCAAGCAGTTTCGTTCCTATCTGGAGAGCAAGAATTTCAGTTATAAGACCTCGCTGGAAGTTTCTCTGGATAAGATTAAGGAAATTGTGAAGGAAGAGAACAAGGATACTCTTTTCAACCCGGCGGTTATGGCTTTTGAAGATAAGATTAAGAAAGAGAAGGAAGCCGACTTTGTCAAATCGCTCGATTATATCAAGCGGGCGATTAAGCGCGAGATAGTCGCCAAGATAAACGGCGAGCGGGGAGTTTATGAGAGCATAATTCTCAAGAGCGACCCGGGCGTGGTGCAGGCGCTGGACCTTCTCAAGAACAAAACCGAATATTCCAAAATTCTCCAGAGCGGGGAAGCGCGAGGACAGAAGTTGGAATAA
- a CDS encoding HAD-IA family hydrolase: MKLNSIRFLIFDLDGTLVDTSRGVVQSVNATLKFFGEPPRTDREIIKFIGFPLQEMFSAFSSKPYNLLWQKFQELGKDVITESAIAIDGVTETLVELRKRGYRLGIGTTKIHYHLEKIVRKFSWQETFEALVGADDVSRVKPHPDAFLKAMAILNGSETNTLIVGDTINDILAAKAASLPVALVESPYGNSDYPSTAAPDLKLKRISDLLSLLP; the protein is encoded by the coding sequence ATGAAATTGAATAGCATAAGATTCCTGATTTTCGACCTTGACGGGACCCTTGTCGATACTTCACGCGGTGTCGTGCAATCGGTTAACGCCACTCTTAAGTTTTTTGGCGAGCCGCCTCGAACCGACCGAGAGATAATCAAGTTTATCGGTTTCCCTCTGCAGGAGATGTTTTCCGCTTTTTCCAGTAAGCCATATAACCTTCTCTGGCAGAAATTTCAGGAATTGGGTAAAGATGTTATCACAGAGTCGGCAATTGCCATAGACGGGGTAACTGAGACGCTGGTTGAACTCAGAAAGCGCGGTTATCGACTTGGCATTGGGACGACCAAAATTCATTACCATCTGGAGAAAATAGTCCGGAAATTTTCCTGGCAAGAGACCTTCGAAGCGCTGGTCGGCGCCGATGATGTCTCCCGAGTTAAGCCGCACCCCGATGCCTTTCTCAAGGCGATGGCAATACTAAATGGGTCTGAGACGAACACTTTGATTGTCGGCGATACTATCAACGATATTCTTGCCGCCAAAGCGGCATCGCTTCCGGTCGCGCTGGTAGAATCTCCCTACGGCAATTCCGATTATCCATCAACCGCCGCGCCCGACCTGAAGTTGAAGAGAATTTCAGACTTATTGTCCCTTCTGCCGTAA
- a CDS encoding methylated-DNA--[protein]-cysteine S-methyltransferase, which yields MIYRFTFETPLGQMGSVATERGIALLILPPCKSEYIKQWLSRHYPASPVEIGGDDNRRLASQINEYLRGDRKRFELPLDLQVTPFQSRVLQEVAQIPYGQTRSYGAIAARIGNPDAARAVGAANARNPLPLIIPCHRVVAGNGLGGYGGGAAMKLKLLKLEQDNF from the coding sequence GTGATTTACCGTTTTACTTTTGAGACCCCCCTGGGACAAATGGGGTCGGTGGCAACGGAGCGGGGCATTGCCCTCTTAATCTTGCCGCCCTGCAAGTCGGAGTATATCAAGCAGTGGCTATCCCGCCATTATCCGGCATCTCCCGTAGAAATCGGAGGTGATGACAACCGGAGGCTTGCCTCGCAAATAAATGAATATCTGCGGGGTGACCGGAAGAGGTTTGAACTGCCGCTGGACTTACAGGTTACCCCATTCCAGTCAAGAGTTCTGCAGGAGGTGGCGCAGATTCCCTACGGTCAGACCCGCTCGTATGGGGCCATCGCGGCGCGCATAGGGAATCCCGATGCCGCCCGCGCCGTCGGCGCCGCCAATGCTAGAAATCCTTTACCGCTGATTATCCCGTGTCATCGGGTGGTCGCCGGGAATGGTCTCGGCGGTTACGGGGGAGGCGCCGCCATGAAATTGAAATTACTAAAACTGGAGCAAGACAACTTTTAA
- a CDS encoding aminopeptidase, with protein sequence MDQRLHMLARVLVNYSLGIKPGHLMKIQAEPIAAPLIAAVYEEALRQGAHIFTEAVYIDLRESLLRYGSDEQLMYYSPMKQLEVEKIDAMLSIWGTTNTKFLSGVDPARQQLLSKAGRPYVERFFARQAEGTLHWCGTQFPTEAHAQDAEMSLREYEDFVFRAGHLHEDDPVAYWRSVETEQDRLVKILNSVDSLHLRAEQTDLKLRVQNRKWINCCGKENFPDGEIFTSPIEDSVNGTIRYSFPAFYGGREVPGVRLTFKEGVITEARAEKYDDFLQSMLGTDEGARRLGEFAIGTNYEIKKFTRNTLFDEKIGGTCHLAIGASFPEAGGKNKSAIHWDMVCDLNNGGEIEADGKVIYRNGVFTI encoded by the coding sequence ATGGACCAGAGATTGCATATGCTCGCCCGGGTGCTGGTCAATTACTCACTGGGCATTAAGCCGGGGCATCTTATGAAAATTCAGGCGGAACCGATTGCCGCTCCGCTCATTGCCGCCGTTTATGAGGAGGCATTGCGTCAAGGAGCCCATATCTTTACCGAGGCTGTCTATATTGACCTGCGAGAGTCACTTCTCCGCTACGGCTCTGATGAACAGCTAATGTATTATTCTCCTATGAAGCAGCTGGAGGTGGAGAAAATCGATGCCATGCTGAGCATCTGGGGAACCACCAATACCAAATTCCTCAGCGGCGTTGACCCGGCCCGTCAGCAACTTCTGAGTAAAGCGGGCCGACCATACGTGGAGCGCTTTTTTGCCCGTCAGGCTGAAGGCACTCTGCACTGGTGCGGAACGCAATTCCCCACCGAGGCGCATGCCCAGGATGCCGAAATGTCTCTGCGGGAATATGAAGATTTCGTCTTCCGCGCCGGACATCTTCACGAAGATGACCCGGTCGCGTATTGGAGAAGTGTGGAGACCGAACAGGATAGATTAGTCAAGATTCTCAACAGCGTCGATTCGCTTCATCTGCGCGCCGAACAGACTGACCTGAAATTAAGAGTCCAGAATCGCAAATGGATAAACTGCTGCGGCAAGGAAAACTTCCCTGATGGCGAGATTTTCACTTCGCCGATCGAAGATTCCGTCAATGGCACCATCCGTTATAGTTTCCCCGCATTTTACGGCGGACGGGAAGTCCCCGGAGTCAGACTGACTTTTAAAGAGGGTGTTATTACAGAAGCCAGGGCGGAGAAATATGATGACTTTCTCCAGTCTATGCTGGGCACCGATGAAGGCGCCCGGCGGCTCGGGGAATTCGCCATCGGAACCAACTACGAGATTAAGAAGTTTACCCGCAATACCCTGTTTGACGAGAAAATCGGCGGCACCTGCCATTTGGCTATCGGTGCCTCTTTCCCCGAAGCCGGCGGCAAAAACAAATCGGCCATTCACTGGGATATGGTTTGCGACCTGAATAACGGGGGAGAGATAGAAGCCGACGGAAAAGTAATTTACCGCAATGGCGTCTTCACCATCTGA
- a CDS encoding S8 family serine peptidase, translating into MPVFKSEPVILEKATDVLTPPVAAFLKSKNPETARVWVFFNDKGIVRKEQFAAAASQVKIDEHALARRRKVGLDRVTFADLPVSQKYIDAIVAAGAKFRRASRWLNAASFEIPHSRLNEIAALPFVNNIRPVAGYFPEREITSEPESVLPQYKPMAADALSYGSSYNQLQMVNAPAMHNLGFKGSGVIVAMLDTGYLKSHQAFAAAFNESRVLAEYDFIFDDGNTQNEVGDASSQHNHGTLTWSTLGGQTAGTLYGPAYGASFLLAKTEDVRSETPVEEDNWVAALEWADGLGADVISSSLGYSDWYSYSSFDGQTAITSIAAGTAAGLGIVVCNSMGNSGPSVGTLSAPADAFDIIACGAVDALGYIAQFSSRGPTFDGRIKPEVSAQGVNTYCAGTSSNTFYTTASGTSLSTPIVGGGVALLLSANPYLTPLQVRSALMQTASQAGSPNNNYGWGIIDLVKAYNWGANFRTNSRIGFDSLTVQFTDSSISSAYDWKWYFGDGDSSSLENPVHTYDALGLYDVTLVVQSSEGTLTRVKESYIAVVADTVMFVTDSVDAGGKLGVSVYLRNTQAMNVITLPLSFAGALDLTLDSIKFGARTSYFELLQPYYLNNFTKQVSFEMVANNGGGAPQLSPGYGEIAKLYFTAEGGATPGEFAVIDSVTVSTRSIRLTSPILSFAPRVMQGYVICKGGLRGDANGSGGINILDATFILAYLYKGGAAPPTVRSADADSSGDLSILDITYLISYLYKSGPPPGP; encoded by the coding sequence TTGCCGGTTTTCAAATCGGAGCCGGTCATATTAGAAAAGGCGACCGATGTGCTGACCCCGCCGGTGGCGGCGTTTCTGAAATCAAAGAATCCGGAGACCGCGCGCGTCTGGGTTTTCTTTAATGATAAAGGAATCGTCCGTAAGGAGCAGTTTGCGGCCGCCGCCAGTCAGGTGAAGATTGATGAGCATGCCCTTGCCCGCCGCAGGAAAGTCGGCCTGGACCGGGTGACCTTTGCCGACCTGCCGGTCAGCCAGAAATATATAGATGCCATTGTGGCGGCAGGCGCCAAATTTCGTCGCGCCTCCCGCTGGTTGAACGCGGCCAGTTTTGAGATTCCCCATTCTCGCTTAAACGAAATCGCGGCTCTACCTTTTGTGAACAATATAAGACCGGTTGCCGGTTACTTCCCGGAAAGAGAGATTACCTCGGAACCGGAATCGGTGCTGCCCCAGTACAAACCAATGGCGGCTGATGCCCTGAGTTACGGCTCATCATACAATCAGCTGCAAATGGTCAACGCTCCGGCGATGCATAACCTCGGATTCAAAGGTTCGGGAGTGATTGTGGCGATGCTCGATACCGGATACCTGAAAAGTCATCAGGCTTTTGCCGCCGCCTTTAACGAATCAAGGGTGCTTGCCGAGTACGATTTCATCTTTGACGACGGCAATACCCAGAACGAGGTGGGCGACGCCTCCAGTCAACATAATCACGGCACCCTGACCTGGTCCACCCTGGGTGGTCAAACGGCTGGAACTCTCTATGGACCAGCTTACGGCGCCTCTTTCCTGCTTGCCAAGACCGAAGATGTTCGTAGCGAGACACCGGTGGAAGAAGACAACTGGGTGGCGGCGTTGGAGTGGGCGGATGGCCTGGGAGCGGATGTGATTTCTTCTTCGCTCGGCTATTCCGACTGGTATTCTTACTCCAGTTTTGACGGTCAGACCGCCATTACATCGATAGCGGCCGGAACAGCCGCAGGCCTGGGAATAGTGGTCTGCAATTCCATGGGAAACAGCGGTCCTTCCGTAGGAACGCTCAGCGCTCCGGCAGACGCTTTTGATATAATTGCCTGCGGAGCGGTCGATGCCCTTGGTTATATAGCCCAGTTTTCATCGCGGGGACCGACTTTCGATGGTCGAATCAAACCGGAAGTCAGCGCGCAAGGGGTCAATACTTATTGCGCCGGGACGTCATCGAACACCTTTTACACTACCGCCAGCGGGACCTCTCTTTCGACCCCGATAGTCGGCGGCGGGGTGGCGCTGCTTCTATCCGCCAATCCATACTTGACACCACTGCAGGTGCGAAGCGCCCTGATGCAGACCGCGAGTCAGGCTGGCTCTCCCAATAATAATTACGGCTGGGGAATAATCGACCTGGTCAAAGCGTACAATTGGGGCGCCAATTTCAGGACTAATTCCAGAATCGGGTTTGATTCTTTGACGGTCCAGTTCACCGACAGTTCTATTTCTTCGGCTTATGATTGGAAATGGTATTTTGGAGACGGCGATTCCTCCAGTTTAGAGAATCCTGTTCATACCTATGATGCCTTGGGCCTTTATGATGTTACGTTGGTGGTCCAGTCAAGCGAAGGAACACTGACGCGGGTCAAAGAAAGCTATATCGCGGTGGTGGCGGATACTGTGATGTTTGTAACTGATTCCGTTGATGCCGGTGGTAAGCTGGGGGTATCGGTTTATCTTCGAAATACACAGGCGATGAATGTTATTACATTACCGCTGAGTTTCGCCGGCGCTCTGGATTTGACGCTGGACTCGATAAAGTTTGGAGCGCGCACCAGTTATTTTGAACTGCTGCAACCATATTATCTCAATAATTTCACCAAGCAGGTCAGTTTTGAAATGGTGGCGAATAATGGTGGCGGAGCGCCGCAGTTGAGCCCCGGTTATGGAGAAATCGCCAAGCTCTACTTCACTGCCGAAGGGGGAGCGACCCCGGGTGAATTTGCGGTGATAGATTCAGTAACTGTCAGCACCCGCTCCATAAGGCTCACCAGCCCGATACTCTCCTTTGCGCCCCGCGTGATGCAAGGGTATGTGATTTGCAAAGGAGGATTGCGGGGTGATGCCAACGGCTCCGGAGGAATCAATATCCTGGATGCCACGTTTATTCTGGCTTATCTATACAAGGGAGGGGCAGCGCCGCCTACAGTCCGCTCCGCGGATGCCGATTCATCAGGCGACCTGAGTATTCTCGATATCACCTATCTGATAAGTTATCTGTATAAGTCAGGTCCCCCGCCGGGACCCTGA
- a CDS encoding GspH/FimT family pseudopilin — MFKRIRQMKGVTMVELLAAVVIIGVITSMAAPEFERSIQRIKFRSETKNLLSTMRTARSHAIAEKSQYGIHFDGNARVITLFKDIANPSNLAYDVGADSVLRVDTLPVEFSYLYASFPNSALIFHANGTANSTGDVFMISNPTGTVNLTQLNVLASTGRSKIQYIHNY; from the coding sequence ATGTTTAAGCGAATTCGGCAGATGAAAGGTGTGACCATGGTTGAGCTGCTCGCCGCTGTGGTCATTATCGGGGTCATAACCTCCATGGCTGCCCCGGAATTCGAAAGGTCCATCCAGAGGATTAAATTCCGCTCCGAAACCAAGAACCTTCTCTCTACGATGCGGACCGCCCGGTCTCACGCCATCGCAGAGAAAAGCCAGTACGGGATACATTTCGACGGCAACGCCCGGGTCATTACCCTGTTCAAGGATATCGCCAATCCCAGCAATCTGGCATATGACGTCGGCGCCGATTCGGTTCTCCGCGTTGACACCCTCCCTGTGGAGTTCAGCTATCTTTATGCCTCTTTCCCCAATTCGGCTTTGATATTCCACGCCAACGGGACTGCTAATTCCACCGGCGATGTCTTCATGATATCAAATCCCACGGGGACGGTTAACCTTACGCAACTCAATGTCTTAGCGTCAACCGGACGCTCCAAAATACAGTATATCCATAATTACTGA
- the pilM gene encoding type IV pilus assembly protein PilM, protein MFSLKKNKSTVGLDVGASSIKLVKLDRHKDGLAVSAMGIRELPPEAIVADEVKDREAVIFNIQSLVDQIDPKIKDVVISISGFGVITDKFMIDKKSGSEAEQAILFEAEQRSPFDVEDVTLDHHVIKVDEETRKAEILLVAARNEFLNSYVELIMDAGLQPVVVDIDAFATLNAYEYNYEIDPSRITVLVNLGYDVTNILYLSEGLYHSTRDISSGTREIYNAIQKEFRLNAELANKALKGEMKDSIDQDMLKATIISASDELVSGLELAFSYFKTQAKVEKIDWMVLSGGGALVPYLPEFLQSKLNVPLEILNPLRNIDFDPDMFHYLSPEKIAPLLTVPIGLAMRKTR, encoded by the coding sequence ATGTTTTCTTTGAAAAAGAACAAGAGTACGGTCGGCCTGGATGTCGGGGCCAGTTCCATAAAACTGGTGAAACTCGACCGCCACAAGGACGGTCTGGCTGTAAGCGCCATGGGCATCCGGGAATTGCCCCCGGAAGCGATTGTCGCTGACGAGGTCAAGGATAGAGAAGCGGTCATCTTTAATATTCAGTCCCTCGTCGACCAGATCGACCCGAAAATCAAGGATGTCGTTATCTCGATTTCCGGTTTCGGTGTCATCACCGACAAATTCATGATTGACAAGAAATCGGGCTCCGAAGCCGAACAGGCAATACTGTTTGAAGCGGAACAGCGGTCTCCTTTCGACGTTGAAGACGTCACTCTCGACCATCATGTAATCAAAGTCGACGAAGAGACAAGGAAAGCGGAAATTCTTCTGGTCGCCGCCCGAAACGAATTCCTCAATTCGTATGTGGAACTTATCATGGATGCCGGTCTTCAGCCGGTGGTGGTTGATATTGACGCCTTCGCCACTCTCAATGCCTACGAATACAACTACGAAATCGACCCCAGCCGGATAACGGTGCTGGTAAATCTCGGCTATGATGTGACCAATATTCTTTATCTCAGCGAAGGGCTGTATCATTCCACCCGCGATATTTCGTCGGGCACTCGCGAAATCTACAACGCCATTCAGAAAGAATTCCGCCTTAACGCGGAACTGGCAAATAAGGCTCTCAAAGGTGAAATGAAAGACTCTATCGACCAGGATATGCTCAAGGCGACCATTATCTCGGCCTCGGACGAACTGGTCTCGGGCCTGGAACTGGCTTTCTCTTATTTTAAGACCCAGGCGAAGGTTGAAAAGATTGACTGGATGGTTCTCAGCGGCGGCGGCGCCCTGGTGCCGTACCTCCCGGAATTCTTGCAGTCGAAACTGAATGTCCCGCTCGAGATTCTCAATCCCCTCCGGAATATTGACTTCGACCCCGATATGTTCCACTATCTATCGCCGGAGAAAATCGCGCCGCTTCTGACCGTTCCAATCGGGCTGGCGATGAGGAAGACGAGGTAA
- a CDS encoding PilN domain-containing protein: MININLLPKQYLKRTGGISLGKHGIYAVAAACGVVLMLGAITLYQLHQMRELNGQMEIARSRTMQLQKDIQMVDALIDIKGKITNRMEAVERLDRHRSSWVRILEDLSRNLPEFVWLSSFVELKDKNPAQAAPQKSNVLASPGKQTPPPPQAQTTPVAAPVDPNGPVVKPAEIEGFAFTLNALASFMIKMMRSNYFEDIDLVFSKEIAIGKQKAYNFKLTCNVHYLSDEELEKMVLQSVNETPDDNIN; encoded by the coding sequence ATGATAAACATAAACCTACTTCCCAAACAGTATCTTAAGCGGACAGGCGGCATCAGCTTAGGCAAGCATGGAATATATGCGGTCGCAGCCGCCTGCGGTGTCGTTCTCATGCTGGGCGCCATCACCCTCTACCAGTTGCACCAGATGAGAGAGCTGAACGGTCAGATGGAAATCGCCCGTTCTCGCACCATGCAGCTGCAGAAGGATATCCAGATGGTTGATGCCCTCATTGATATTAAGGGCAAGATAACCAATCGTATGGAAGCGGTGGAGCGCCTCGACCGTCATCGCAGCTCCTGGGTCCGGATTTTGGAAGACCTCAGCCGCAATCTGCCGGAATTTGTCTGGCTTTCCAGTTTTGTGGAGTTGAAAGATAAGAATCCGGCGCAAGCCGCGCCTCAGAAGAGCAATGTTTTGGCGTCGCCCGGCAAGCAGACCCCGCCGCCTCCTCAGGCACAAACGACTCCGGTGGCGGCGCCGGTTGACCCCAACGGGCCGGTAGTTAAGCCGGCTGAAATTGAAGGGTTTGCTTTCACCCTCAACGCCCTGGCTTCGTTTATGATAAAGATGATGCGCTCCAATTACTTTGAGGATATCGACCTGGTCTTCTCAAAGGAAATCGCCATCGGAAAGCAGAAAGCTTATAATTTCAAACTGACCTGCAATGTCCATTACCTCTCCGACGAAGAACTGGAGAAGATGGTCTTGCAGAGTGTAAATGAAACTCCCGATGACAATATAAATTAG
- the pilO gene encoding type 4a pilus biogenesis protein PilO: MDFRDPKVQKIALGVVAFFVVAYFWYSRLYSTYDAQLTSMTREYETMITNLKNVELKSKSLDALKIEYEDLLARYQEIEQLLPEVKQIPSFLVQLHTASSLTGTRITRIEPQPIQPESFYNVASFEVEMTGTYHDFGKFIGYVANFPFIANVSNIKLTSQTVAKTGQPQPDEKKTVGLHKPTLTASFILSTYFVKPEERLQELAI, translated from the coding sequence ATGGATTTCAGAGACCCTAAAGTTCAGAAGATTGCGCTCGGCGTGGTGGCATTCTTTGTTGTGGCGTACTTTTGGTACTCCCGGCTTTATTCCACTTACGATGCGCAATTGACCAGTATGACGCGGGAATATGAGACGATGATTACCAACTTGAAAAATGTCGAGTTGAAATCGAAGTCCCTGGATGCTCTCAAGATTGAATACGAAGACCTTCTTGCGAGATACCAGGAAATCGAACAGCTGCTTCCGGAAGTGAAACAGATTCCTTCCTTCCTGGTGCAGCTGCATACCGCCTCATCACTGACCGGCACAAGAATTACCCGCATTGAGCCGCAGCCGATTCAGCCGGAAAGTTTTTACAATGTCGCCAGTTTCGAGGTGGAGATGACCGGAACCTATCATGATTTCGGCAAATTCATTGGTTATGTCGCCAATTTCCCGTTCATAGCCAATGTCTCCAACATTAAACTGACCTCGCAGACGGTGGCAAAGACCGGCCAGCCTCAGCCCGACGAGAAGAAAACGGTCGGTTTGCATAAACCGACTCTAACGGCAAGCTTCATCCTCTCGACCTATTTCGTTAAGCCGGAAGAGAGGTTGCAGGAATTGGCTATATAG